In one Chitinophaga sancti genomic region, the following are encoded:
- a CDS encoding winged helix-turn-helix transcriptional regulator, producing MNYTAFKHCGLNVALEVLSGKWKPIILFHLFHQQEIRFTDLWRNIPKVAKKVLLEHLKQMEADGLIIREERQVFPPEVYYRISEKGKALGPALAALESWANEHAAAQVQELKDKKRVANG from the coding sequence ATGAATTACACAGCGTTTAAACATTGCGGATTGAATGTGGCCCTGGAGGTCTTGTCGGGGAAATGGAAACCGATTATCCTGTTTCATTTATTTCACCAGCAGGAGATCCGGTTTACGGATCTGTGGCGCAATATTCCAAAGGTAGCCAAGAAGGTGTTGTTGGAACACCTGAAGCAAATGGAGGCCGATGGATTGATCATTCGTGAGGAAAGACAGGTCTTCCCGCCTGAAGTATATTACCGCATTTCGGAAAAAGGAAAGGCCCTGGGTCCGGCACTGGCAGCATTGGAAAGCTGGGCCAATGAACATGCGGCTGCACAGGTGCAGGAATTAAAAGATAAAAAAAGGGTGGCTAACGGATAA
- a CDS encoding APC family permease, whose protein sequence is MSQSQLSRHLTLLQATAINMTDMVGIGPFVVLSVVAEIMHGPWFLYAWIAGALLSFIDAMVWSELGTTFPEAGGSYNFLKESFGPKTGKLMSFLFVWQTMIQAPLVIASAAIGFAQYTMYLYPLGFWETKAVSGMVIILIVFLLYRNIETIGKISVALWVGVVVTMIWIISGGVAQGHFLEPIKHINDGFELNMAFAAALGAASVKSVYSYLGYYNVCHLGGEIIAPQKNIPRSMFISIAGIAVLYLCMNISVASVLPLAQIEQSQFVISEFIQQIAGPKTAMIATILILWIAFASVFSATLGYSRIPYAAAKDGAFFKVFAKLHPTKNFPYVSLLVLGAVAFGFSMLFKLKEVISAILAMRIMIQFIGQAIGLLALSKRKGRDFMKWKMPLYPIPVILAILIWIGIFISTGRSMMLAGLGVTLLGMIIYYLKTYTKVLPYTYSILTRFIR, encoded by the coding sequence ATGAGTCAATCTCAACTCTCCCGTCACCTTACCTTACTGCAAGCAACAGCCATCAATATGACCGACATGGTCGGCATCGGTCCTTTCGTTGTACTCAGCGTAGTCGCCGAAATTATGCACGGCCCCTGGTTCCTCTACGCCTGGATTGCCGGCGCCCTCCTCTCCTTCATCGATGCCATGGTATGGAGCGAACTCGGTACCACCTTCCCCGAAGCCGGCGGTAGTTACAATTTCCTCAAAGAAAGCTTTGGGCCTAAAACCGGCAAACTGATGAGTTTTCTCTTTGTATGGCAAACCATGATCCAGGCACCCCTGGTCATCGCTTCTGCCGCCATTGGCTTTGCACAATATACCATGTACCTGTACCCTCTTGGCTTCTGGGAAACCAAAGCGGTCAGCGGCATGGTCATCATCCTCATTGTATTCCTCTTATATAGAAATATCGAAACCATCGGCAAGATCAGTGTCGCACTCTGGGTAGGCGTAGTCGTGACTATGATCTGGATTATCAGTGGTGGTGTGGCACAGGGTCATTTCTTAGAACCTATCAAGCATATCAATGATGGTTTCGAACTGAATATGGCCTTTGCCGCAGCATTGGGTGCCGCCAGTGTGAAATCAGTGTATAGTTACCTGGGCTATTACAATGTTTGTCACCTTGGTGGTGAGATCATTGCGCCACAAAAGAATATTCCACGCAGTATGTTCATCTCTATTGCGGGGATAGCAGTATTGTATCTCTGTATGAATATCAGCGTGGCTTCCGTGTTACCCTTAGCACAAATCGAGCAAAGCCAGTTCGTGATCAGTGAATTCATCCAGCAGATAGCCGGTCCTAAAACCGCGATGATTGCTACTATCCTGATCCTCTGGATCGCGTTTGCATCTGTGTTTTCTGCGACACTGGGGTATAGCCGTATTCCTTATGCAGCTGCAAAAGACGGGGCCTTCTTCAAGGTCTTTGCAAAATTACATCCTACCAAGAACTTCCCTTATGTCTCCCTGCTGGTACTCGGTGCAGTTGCCTTTGGATTCAGTATGCTATTTAAACTCAAAGAGGTGATCAGTGCCATACTGGCCATGCGGATCATGATCCAGTTCATCGGGCAGGCCATTGGTTTACTGGCACTGAGCAAGCGCAAGGGCCGGGATTTTATGAAATGGAAAATGCCACTGTATCCAATACCTGTAATACTGGCGATCCTGATCTGGATCGGTATCTTCATTTCAACTGGTCGCAGCATGATGCTGGCAGGCCTGGGAGTTACCCTACTGGGAATGATTATCTATTACCTGAAAACTTATACAAAGGTGCTCCCTTATACCTATTCAATACTTACCAGATTTATCCGTTAG
- a CDS encoding organic hydroperoxide resistance protein: MEQALYSTEVTVTGGRNGHVKSTDGLLELDVRIPKEMGGQGGATNPEQLFAAGYAACFDSALNLMIRNTKVQTGTTTVTAKVGLKKEGVGFALFVDLSVNIPGVEVEQAKELVERAHEVCPYSNATRGNINVTFNVTAEGE, from the coding sequence ATGGAACAAGCTTTGTATTCAACAGAAGTAACTGTAACTGGTGGTAGAAATGGTCATGTTAAATCAACTGATGGATTGCTGGAACTGGATGTGAGGATCCCCAAGGAAATGGGTGGTCAGGGTGGTGCCACCAATCCTGAACAATTGTTTGCAGCTGGCTATGCCGCTTGCTTTGACAGTGCGTTGAATCTTATGATCAGGAATACAAAAGTACAGACAGGTACTACGACTGTTACTGCGAAAGTTGGATTGAAGAAAGAAGGAGTAGGCTTTGCTCTGTTTGTGGATTTGAGTGTGAACATCCCGGGTGTGGAAGTAGAGCAGGCAAAGGAACTGGTGGAAAGGGCGCATGAAGTTTGTCCTTATTCCAATGCAACAAGAGGTAATATCAATGTCACATTCAATGTCACTGCTGAAGGTGAATAA
- a CDS encoding class I SAM-dependent methyltransferase — protein sequence MKISTSYERAAMPQGTAAVLDTRTIENANANLLSVLKPEHSVLDVGCGSGTITKGIAKYAGKVTGIDRSEELIALAKENPGNVTFVAGDILDYQTDEKFDIITTARTLQWIANPQDVIKKMISLLKPKGLLCVLDYNHEVIQWDPAPPQSMLDFYAAFLKWRADAGMDNAIADHIIDLVYIKALKMTVEQHDEYFERGMEGFDTHISLWKKVAETRGHQLVADGYITEADRLQAIEEYDTWAKKEAKSMRLYLKATHATF from the coding sequence ATGAAAATTTCCACCTCTTATGAACGTGCCGCCATGCCACAGGGCACAGCCGCCGTACTTGATACACGAACCATAGAAAATGCCAACGCCAACCTCTTATCAGTTTTGAAACCCGAACATTCCGTTCTGGACGTAGGTTGTGGCAGTGGCACCATTACAAAAGGCATTGCAAAATATGCCGGTAAAGTAACGGGTATAGACAGAAGTGAAGAACTCATTGCATTGGCAAAAGAAAACCCCGGTAACGTCACCTTTGTAGCAGGTGATATCCTGGACTATCAAACGGATGAGAAATTCGATATCATCACCACAGCCCGCACCCTCCAATGGATCGCCAATCCACAGGACGTAATTAAGAAAATGATCTCCCTGCTCAAGCCCAAAGGCCTGCTTTGCGTACTCGATTACAATCATGAGGTTATTCAATGGGATCCCGCACCACCACAGTCTATGCTGGACTTTTATGCAGCCTTTCTGAAATGGCGCGCAGATGCAGGCATGGACAATGCTATCGCAGATCATATCATTGACCTCGTATATATAAAGGCTTTGAAAATGACCGTAGAACAGCATGACGAATATTTTGAACGGGGTATGGAAGGATTCGATACCCACATCAGCCTCTGGAAAAAAGTAGCAGAAACAAGGGGGCATCAACTGGTAGCTGATGGCTACATCACCGAAGCAGACAGACTACAGGCCATCGAAGAATATGACACCTGGGCGAAAAAAGAAGCAAAGAGCATGCGCCTGTACCTGAAGGCGACGCATGCCACTTTTTAG
- a CDS encoding Lrp/AsnC family transcriptional regulator produces the protein MDNYDSKILRLLIKNSRITGADIARKINLSLPAVTERLRKLDRSGIVDRYTIKVNREQLSLHLMAYINVWIDHTKNTPVKDQLIAMEEVMECHHVAGDSDLLLKVLVQDTTALEQLLVGKIKAIKGITRTSTTIILSSYKEEINAKI, from the coding sequence ATGGATAACTACGATAGCAAAATACTCAGGCTGCTCATCAAAAACTCCCGGATCACGGGTGCGGACATTGCCAGGAAGATCAATCTTTCCCTGCCGGCGGTGACAGAGAGATTGCGAAAACTCGACCGTTCAGGGATTGTTGATCGCTATACCATCAAAGTGAACCGGGAGCAGCTGTCGCTACATCTCATGGCCTATATCAACGTATGGATCGACCATACAAAAAATACGCCCGTAAAAGATCAGCTGATTGCGATGGAAGAAGTGATGGAATGCCACCATGTGGCCGGAGATAGCGACCTGCTGCTGAAAGTACTGGTGCAGGATACAACAGCACTGGAACAGCTGCTAGTAGGCAAAATAAAGGCGATAAAGGGGATTACGCGCACAAGCACGACGATTATTCTTAGTAGTTATAAAGAAGAAATAAACGCCAAAATATGA
- a CDS encoding glycine-rich domain-containing protein — protein MNATQLTLWEKIEQFPIDDGAATIPFSARLAKEQRWTNRFTQRAIQEYKRFVFLCCVLDKGASPSRIVDEVWHLHLTYTRSYWEDFCRDTLGRELHHIPSTGGDAENHKHQEWYKETLAQYRNFFDSDPPDDIWPPPGIKAPKLPPIHPSFYKNAAWIFCIPFIINLTSFRQPIPYLLSGRHFLFFFPIFTAAILIITMLYQYYREKDYEQIAIRYLPPDANPYQLAAFLFGKNRAVQAAIINLLNRDLLALNPSGNFQIKRRDSGYHALPAEDNPLMGGWEKEPDNQDIPYTRIADKWYDPGKTIHPGLQALEKFIFTGTKIYWIPYALIMLVSIARCIQGAVNGRPFGLLIFEMLFATVIYWFAIRIMSDRKKVIFDQAVKTYRTDEIPMLYALKGPDTIRHFTDAALLTAAFGATITEMYRHGDREVFPHNNGGSSCTSGDSSGCSSGGGCGGGCGGCGGD, from the coding sequence ATGAATGCAACACAATTAACCCTGTGGGAAAAAATCGAACAATTCCCAATCGATGACGGGGCAGCAACCATCCCCTTCTCTGCCCGACTTGCCAAAGAACAACGCTGGACTAATCGCTTCACCCAAAGAGCCATCCAGGAATACAAACGCTTTGTTTTTCTCTGTTGCGTGCTCGACAAAGGCGCCTCTCCTTCCCGGATCGTAGATGAAGTATGGCACCTGCACCTCACGTATACACGCTCTTATTGGGAAGATTTTTGCCGCGATACCTTAGGCAGAGAACTCCACCACATTCCTTCTACCGGTGGTGATGCAGAAAACCATAAACACCAGGAATGGTATAAAGAAACCCTGGCGCAATACAGGAACTTTTTTGACAGCGATCCGCCTGATGATATCTGGCCACCACCCGGCATTAAGGCACCAAAATTACCGCCCATCCACCCCTCCTTTTACAAAAACGCTGCCTGGATTTTCTGTATCCCCTTCATCATCAATCTCACCAGCTTTCGCCAGCCCATTCCTTACCTGCTCAGTGGCCGGCACTTCCTTTTCTTCTTCCCGATCTTTACAGCTGCAATCCTGATCATCACCATGCTCTATCAGTATTATCGTGAAAAAGATTATGAACAGATTGCCATTCGCTACCTTCCTCCGGATGCCAATCCTTACCAGCTAGCCGCCTTCCTGTTTGGTAAAAACAGGGCCGTGCAGGCAGCCATTATCAATCTTCTTAACAGAGACCTGCTGGCACTGAATCCATCCGGTAATTTCCAGATCAAAAGAAGGGATTCAGGCTATCATGCATTACCTGCTGAAGACAATCCGCTGATGGGGGGATGGGAAAAAGAACCTGATAACCAGGACATACCTTATACCCGGATTGCAGACAAATGGTATGATCCCGGTAAAACAATACACCCCGGCTTACAGGCATTGGAAAAGTTTATATTCACAGGCACGAAGATCTACTGGATACCTTATGCACTCATTATGCTGGTAAGTATTGCAAGATGCATACAGGGTGCAGTGAATGGCCGCCCTTTTGGTTTGCTCATTTTTGAAATGCTCTTTGCCACCGTCATTTACTGGTTTGCTATCCGCATAATGTCTGACAGGAAGAAAGTAATTTTTGACCAGGCTGTTAAAACCTACAGGACAGATGAAATCCCCATGCTCTATGCATTAAAAGGACCTGATACCATCCGGCACTTCACTGATGCCGCCTTACTCACGGCAGCATTTGGTGCGACCATTACCGAAATGTACCGCCATGGAGACAGGGAAGTATTTCCTCATAACAATGGCGGTAGTAGCTGTACCTCCGGTGACAGTAGCGGCTGCAGTAGTGGGGGTGGCTGCGGTGGAGGATGTGGTGGTTGCGGTGGTGATTAA
- a CDS encoding MBL fold metallo-hydrolase, whose protein sequence is MKLQLLRNATQVLTVNDKQILIDPMLGPKGAYDTIIMTDNGLRNPLVDLPVNPQELIKTIDAVLLTHLHNDHWDSVAVALLPKDIPLFCQAGDEDKIREAGFTNVTPVADEITWQGITISRTSGQHGTGEIGNLMGRVSGYVINDLYIAGDTIWCEDVKNAIDKYQPKHIVLNGGAAQFVKGDPIVMSIDDIRKVRDYAPAAQLIIVHLEAVNHSRQSREQIRTAFPDQNVRVPDDGEFVYI, encoded by the coding sequence ATGAAGTTACAATTGCTGCGCAATGCGACCCAGGTACTGACTGTAAATGACAAACAAATACTGATTGATCCCATGCTGGGGCCAAAAGGTGCTTATGATACAATTATCATGACTGATAACGGATTGCGTAATCCACTGGTAGACCTACCGGTAAATCCGCAGGAATTAATAAAAACAATCGATGCGGTGTTATTGACACATTTACATAATGATCATTGGGATTCCGTGGCGGTAGCGTTGCTGCCAAAGGATATTCCCCTCTTTTGCCAGGCAGGCGATGAAGATAAGATCCGGGAGGCAGGGTTTACAAATGTCACCCCGGTGGCAGATGAAATTACATGGCAAGGTATCACCATCAGCAGAACCAGCGGCCAGCATGGCACCGGTGAAATAGGTAACCTGATGGGCAGAGTATCGGGCTATGTGATCAATGACCTCTATATAGCAGGAGATACCATCTGGTGTGAGGATGTAAAAAATGCCATTGATAAATACCAGCCCAAACATATCGTACTCAATGGAGGTGCTGCACAGTTTGTAAAAGGTGATCCTATCGTAATGAGTATTGATGACATAAGGAAAGTACGCGATTATGCACCGGCGGCACAATTGATCATTGTACATCTCGAAGCTGTCAACCATTCCAGGCAAAGCCGTGAACAGATAAGAACTGCTTTTCCCGATCAAAATGTACGGGTACCGGATGACGGAGAATTTGTTTATATTTAA
- a CDS encoding toxin-antitoxin system YwqK family antitoxin, translating to MNYSLTYLKLTFCGLVLCAYISNGYAQQYKSLDGSTLIRKEKERSRVKMITVLNRDSSTLKEGYYVTEWPDQSRFYFYVDNNGALDRTARKIFSNEQSFLMITMELRDNKLNGKRQVFDNKIMISEADFREGYIQKEKVFKNRALIRENFYTPDGSLDSTREYEQGTLEYTYKELGNGANLRRSFFPDGKLQEWKQVDLMQKVMLTREFDPNGRLLQEEYVKGKDSVITRKFYPNGLVSTVHEIGQSQGYVKEFDEKGKLISEKIVEHAAIAVAPIEMKMASDNKGMTTEQ from the coding sequence ATGAATTACTCCCTAACCTATTTAAAGCTGACTTTTTGTGGTCTGGTTTTATGTGCTTATATATCAAATGGTTATGCGCAACAGTATAAGTCATTAGATGGGTCTACTCTAATTAGAAAGGAGAAAGAGAGGAGTCGTGTAAAGATGATTACGGTATTAAACAGGGATAGTTCTACCTTAAAAGAGGGGTATTATGTAACGGAATGGCCAGATCAGAGCCGTTTTTATTTCTATGTGGATAACAATGGAGCCCTGGACAGAACTGCCAGGAAAATATTCAGCAATGAACAGTCATTCCTGATGATTACCATGGAGTTGCGCGATAACAAGTTGAACGGAAAGCGCCAGGTATTTGATAATAAGATCATGATCTCTGAGGCGGATTTCAGGGAAGGGTATATTCAAAAAGAAAAAGTATTTAAAAACAGAGCCCTGATCAGGGAGAACTTTTATACCCCGGATGGGAGTTTAGACAGCACAAGAGAATATGAGCAGGGTACCCTTGAATATACTTACAAAGAATTGGGGAATGGTGCTAACCTGCGCAGAAGTTTCTTTCCCGATGGTAAACTACAGGAGTGGAAACAGGTAGACCTGATGCAGAAAGTGATGTTGACAAGGGAGTTTGATCCGAATGGCCGCTTATTGCAGGAAGAGTATGTAAAAGGAAAGGATTCTGTGATCACAAGGAAATTCTATCCGAATGGGCTGGTGAGTACGGTGCATGAAATAGGGCAGAGCCAGGGATATGTGAAGGAATTCGATGAAAAGGGGAAACTGATCAGTGAGAAAATAGTAGAGCATGCAGCAATTGCTGTGGCACCGATAGAGATGAAAATGGCATCAGATAATAAAGGAATGACGACTGAACAATAA
- a CDS encoding MarR family winged helix-turn-helix transcriptional regulator: MSLLKLENQVCFPLYAASRQITALYRPLLEELGLTYPQYLVMMVLWEHSVMTVKELGELLFLDSGTLTPLLKRLEEKGLVKRARDEQDERVVNIALTAPGKKMEKSAEKIPAQLACEMDMSEKELKQLRTTLHKLLQKVGHI, translated from the coding sequence ATGAGTTTGCTGAAACTGGAAAACCAGGTTTGTTTTCCGCTCTACGCGGCTTCCAGGCAGATCACTGCATTATACCGTCCATTGCTGGAAGAGCTGGGGCTTACTTATCCACAGTACCTGGTGATGATGGTACTATGGGAGCATAGTGTGATGACCGTAAAAGAACTGGGTGAGCTACTGTTTTTGGATAGTGGTACCCTGACTCCTTTGCTGAAAAGACTGGAAGAAAAAGGACTGGTGAAGCGGGCAAGGGATGAGCAGGATGAGCGCGTAGTAAATATCGCCCTGACAGCGCCAGGTAAAAAAATGGAAAAAAGTGCAGAGAAAATACCAGCACAGCTGGCATGTGAAATGGATATGAGTGAAAAGGAACTAAAGCAGCTGCGTACCACGCTGCATAAATTATTACAAAAAGTAGGACACATATAA
- a CDS encoding phosphatase domain-containing putative toxin, whose protein sequence is MSTKIYWIAENIGIMARPRGNEWLEDEIIAFSKQGVNIIVSLLEQQEVAELGLRQEQELCKKHSIQFINFPIPDRSLPPKSRQTEAFIYSLSQQTSKIVIHCRMGIGRSSIIAACLLLNNKKAIEIISHISAIRGLKVPDTAEQFQWLIDREKLFHKPVHHPIQRQALHNHREDNDNITGR, encoded by the coding sequence ATGTCAACAAAAATTTATTGGATTGCCGAAAACATCGGCATCATGGCAAGACCTCGCGGCAATGAATGGTTAGAAGATGAAATTATTGCTTTCAGCAAACAAGGTGTTAACATCATCGTGTCTTTACTTGAACAACAGGAAGTAGCTGAATTAGGTTTAAGACAGGAACAAGAACTTTGCAAAAAACATAGCATCCAATTCATCAATTTCCCTATTCCCGACAGATCACTTCCTCCCAAAAGCAGGCAAACAGAAGCGTTCATTTACAGCTTGTCACAACAAACTTCCAAAATTGTAATTCACTGTCGCATGGGCATTGGGCGCTCATCTATTATTGCAGCATGTTTACTGCTTAACAATAAAAAAGCCATTGAAATCATCTCCCATATCAGCGCGATTCGTGGCTTAAAAGTTCCTGATACAGCAGAACAATTTCAATGGCTCATAGACAGGGAGAAACTATTTCACAAACCTGTTCACCACCCTATTCAACGTCAAGCCCTGCACAATCACAGAGAAGACAACGATAATATAACTGGCAGATAA
- a CDS encoding cation:proton antiporter, with the protein MDTFTIIAALITISALISYLNLRFIKLPGAIGVMFVSILLSIFILVTGKAFPTAFNFIRELTRSIDFTKTLLDIMLAFLLFASAFHFEYKKLREQKRPVLVLSTIGVVGSTIIFGLLLDITTTLLGIDLPLVYCFLFGALISPTDPVAVMSVLKKSRIPSSLETIISGESLLNDGVGLILFVTIGEVAAQEATFSMSHALELFAKEVFGGLALGTATAVVTGFLTKKIQEFQTAVLVSISMVMMISIMGGLLHVSIPLAAVAAGLILGSSSIGAKSNKELQDYLHRFWELIDELLNIILFVMIGLQIVVLPFIGHYWFIGLVAVLFVLIARGVSIAVPSMIMRRSLKTNFNNTAILVWAGLRGGISVALALSLPESPYKKLILSASYIIVVFSVIVQGLTLNRVVNRFVK; encoded by the coding sequence ATGGATACATTTACAATCATTGCGGCCTTGATCACTATCAGTGCGTTGATTTCCTATTTAAATCTCAGGTTCATCAAACTGCCGGGTGCGATCGGTGTGATGTTTGTCTCTATCCTGCTCTCGATCTTTATATTGGTGACAGGTAAGGCTTTTCCTACAGCATTTAATTTTATCCGGGAGCTGACCCGCAGCATTGATTTTACAAAAACGCTGCTGGATATAATGTTGGCCTTCCTCTTATTTGCCAGTGCATTTCATTTTGAGTATAAGAAATTACGGGAGCAGAAGCGGCCGGTATTGGTACTGAGTACGATTGGTGTGGTCGGCTCTACAATCATTTTTGGATTGCTGCTGGATATTACGACAACATTGCTGGGCATAGATCTGCCATTAGTATACTGTTTCCTTTTTGGCGCATTAATTTCGCCTACAGACCCGGTAGCTGTGATGTCTGTATTGAAGAAGTCAAGAATTCCTTCATCGCTGGAGACGATCATTTCAGGAGAGTCGCTGCTGAATGATGGGGTAGGGCTGATTCTCTTCGTAACTATTGGCGAAGTAGCTGCACAGGAAGCTACATTCTCTATGTCGCATGCCCTGGAATTGTTTGCCAAAGAAGTATTTGGTGGTCTGGCGCTGGGTACGGCGACAGCTGTCGTGACAGGTTTTCTGACTAAGAAAATCCAGGAATTCCAGACAGCAGTACTGGTATCTATATCCATGGTGATGATGATTTCTATAATGGGTGGATTATTGCACGTATCTATACCACTGGCGGCAGTAGCAGCTGGTTTGATCCTGGGGAGTTCTTCTATTGGCGCTAAGAGCAATAAGGAATTGCAGGATTACCTGCACCGCTTCTGGGAGCTGATTGATGAGTTGCTGAATATCATCCTGTTTGTAATGATCGGTTTACAGATTGTCGTCTTGCCGTTTATCGGGCATTACTGGTTTATTGGTCTGGTAGCGGTATTGTTTGTGCTGATAGCGAGAGGGGTGAGTATTGCAGTACCTTCTATGATTATGAGAAGGTCGCTGAAGACGAATTTCAACAATACGGCTATCCTGGTATGGGCGGGACTGAGAGGGGGGATCTCTGTAGCATTGGCACTGTCATTGCCGGAATCACCTTATAAAAAGCTGATCTTATCTGCCAGTTATATTATCGTTGTCTTCTCTGTGATTGTGCAGGGCTTGACGTTGAATAGGGTGGTGAACAGGTTTGTGAAATAG
- a CDS encoding cryptochrome/photolyase family protein has protein sequence MEVGLIYPHQLYKHYCHFPPHVYVVEDDLYFNQYNFHLQKILLHRASMQYYASRLKAGGHVVHYIEAQDQRAQTHHLFEYLAAHHVTTIHYADTTDYLLERRIQRCARRHQIRLNRYPSPNFIGDLSYFEQGNKYFMASYYKSERKRLQLLMNGNRPAGGKWSFDTENRKKMPANVAIPSLPIFHYDHFEVAQHYVQKHFGHNRGKITQFNYPVTHRQAERMLIFFLKEKLSHFGAYQDAIVKREHYLFHSILSSSLNIGLLSPQTIIQKTIRFGSRHRIPLNALEGFIRQVIGWREFMRAVYIKEGSKQRTMNFFGFTRKIPSCFYTGETGIPPIDNIIHSLLENAYVHHIERLMVLGNFMLLCEFDPNEVYQWFMEYFIDSYDWVMVPNVYGMSQFADGGMMSTKPYISSSNYILKMSDYKRGPWCEIWDALFWRFLHVHHELIKHNPRLSMLKIAPAKQRHYMEVAEEYLARICEELQPTGK, from the coding sequence ATGGAAGTTGGCCTCATATATCCGCACCAGTTATATAAGCACTATTGCCACTTTCCACCGCATGTATATGTGGTGGAAGACGATCTGTACTTTAACCAGTACAACTTTCACCTGCAAAAGATACTGCTGCACAGGGCATCTATGCAGTACTATGCCAGCAGGCTCAAAGCTGGCGGGCATGTAGTACATTATATCGAGGCACAGGATCAACGGGCCCAAACACATCATTTATTCGAATACCTGGCCGCGCACCATGTTACCACCATTCACTATGCAGATACTACAGACTACCTGCTGGAAAGGAGAATACAACGTTGTGCCAGGCGACACCAGATCAGGTTAAACCGCTATCCTTCTCCCAATTTCATTGGCGACCTCTCCTACTTCGAACAAGGCAATAAGTACTTCATGGCTTCCTATTACAAATCTGAAAGGAAGCGCCTGCAATTGCTCATGAATGGAAATCGCCCTGCAGGCGGTAAATGGAGTTTTGATACAGAGAACAGGAAGAAAATGCCAGCCAATGTGGCAATCCCCTCTTTGCCCATCTTTCATTATGATCATTTCGAGGTGGCACAGCACTATGTACAAAAACACTTTGGGCACAACAGGGGAAAAATTACCCAATTCAATTACCCGGTTACACACCGGCAGGCAGAACGGATGCTGATCTTTTTCCTCAAAGAGAAATTATCTCACTTTGGGGCATACCAGGATGCAATTGTGAAGAGGGAACATTACCTGTTTCATTCCATACTCTCTTCTTCTCTTAATATCGGTTTACTCTCTCCCCAAACGATCATTCAAAAAACGATCCGTTTTGGCAGCCGGCATCGTATACCCCTCAATGCCCTGGAAGGTTTTATCAGGCAGGTGATTGGCTGGCGTGAATTTATGAGAGCCGTGTATATCAAAGAAGGATCAAAGCAACGTACGATGAACTTCTTCGGGTTTACCCGTAAAATTCCCAGCTGCTTTTATACAGGTGAAACGGGCATTCCCCCAATCGATAATATCATTCATAGCCTGCTGGAAAATGCTTACGTACATCATATTGAAAGGCTGATGGTGCTGGGGAATTTTATGCTGCTTTGTGAGTTTGACCCGAACGAGGTATACCAGTGGTTTATGGAGTATTTCATTGATTCGTATGATTGGGTAATGGTGCCGAATGTATATGGCATGAGCCAGTTTGCAGATGGCGGTATGATGAGTACCAAGCCATATATTTCTTCCTCCAATTATATCCTGAAAATGAGTGATTATAAGCGGGGGCCATGGTGTGAAATCTGGGATGCGCTGTTCTGGCGTTTCCTGCATGTACACCATGAACTGATAAAACATAATCCTCGCCTGTCTATGTTGAAGATAGCACCCGCAAAGCAAAGGCATTATATGGAAGTGGCAGAGGAATACCTGGCCCGTATCTGTGAAGAATTACAACCCACAGGAAAATAG